AGGAAGAAAACTAAATGGAAAGACTTCAAAAAGTAATTGCGCATGCAGGAATTGCATCACGTAGAAAAGCAGAAGAGTATATTGTCAATGGACGTGTAAAAGTAAACGGGAAAATCATTCGTGAATTAGGAACTCAAGTCGGAAAAAACGACAAGGTTGAAGTAGACGATGTACCGATTTATAAGGAAGAGTATGGTTATTATTTATTCTATAAACCTAAAGGGGTTATTTCGGCTGTCTCTGATGATAAGGGTAGGAAAGTTGTTACGGACTTTTTCTCTCACATTAAAGAACGGATTTATCCTGTTGGTAGATTGGATTATGATACTTCAGGATTGTTATTACTAACGAATGATGGTGAATTTTCTCAAAAATTGACGCATCCAAGTCACGAAATCGATAAAGTGTATGTAGCAAAAGTTAAAGGATTAGCTAAGAAACATGATTTACTTCCGCTGACTAAGGGCATGAAAATCGAAGGGTATAAAACTGCGCCAGCGGCTTTTGAGATCATATCCGTTGACCTTAAAACAAACACAAGCATAGTGGAATTGACAATTCATGAAGGGCGTAACCATCAAGTGAAAAAAATGCTACAGGCTGTGGGTTACCCAGTTCAAAAATTAAAGAGAGAAAAATATGGCGATCTAACGTTAAAAGGATTACGTCCAGGTGAATACCGTAATCTAAATAAAAAAGAAATCAGTGTTTTAATGAATCAATCAAAATAATTTTTTAGAGTGCGTTAAGACGATAGGTTCGTTTTAACGTACTCTTTTTTGCAATAAAAACAGCGAGTACAGATCATTTACATGTGACGTTCTGAACATAAATATTGCTTTTTTCTAAAAAGGTTGTATACTTGAGTTGTACAAAAATTTAATAAAGGTTCGTCTTCAGGGGCAGGGTGCAATTCCCGACCGGTGGTTATAGTCCACGACCTACTTCATTTGAAGTGGCTGAATTGGTGAAATTCCAATACCGACAGTAAAGTCTGGATAAAGAAGATAGGGCTTATTTGAATTGGCATTTTTCAGATAAGATAACTCTACTCTATTTTCCCTGCTGGAAAATAGAGTTTTTGCTGTGAAACACTGCGATTGACCAAAGGACAGAGCAGATGTTGAACAGTACTTGGCGAGCAAAGCGAGAGAAGTCACCTTCATACTGAAACACTGCACTTCGTTTCGATCTCATCAATCTCTAAGAGCTAAAGCTCTAAGAATTGAAGGACCGCGATTGACCAAAGGACAGAGCAGATGTTGAACAGTACAAGGCGTACAACGTGAGAGAAGTTTCCTTCGTATTGACACACCATACTTAACTAAAACTAAATATGGGTGAGTTGTCGTACGTTCAATAACTGTTAAGCACTTACCAATAAAATTGGGAATAGCTTTGCAATCTATAGCGATACAAATCATATCGTTCGACCAAGCAACATCTCACAGCAAATCAAGAGCAATCACTGAAAAGTCAATTTAGAGAAGTTCGTTTGAAGATGGGTCCTTAAACAGGAGGATTTCATATGCGAAACAACAAGGTACAAAAAATGGTAAGTGTAGCAATGTTAGCAGCAATCGGTGTGGTATTACAGTTTGTAGCGTTTCCGATCATACCGTCGTTAAGTTTTTTGAAAATTGATTTTAGCGACATTCCCGTTATGATCAGTATGTTCTTATTTGGGCCATTAGCTGGAATCAGTACGGCTTTTATAAGATCTGCACTGCATCTATTTACAACTGGAGCATCACCACAAAATTTAGTAGGGGACACCGCTAGCTTTTTTGCAACGATTGTCTTCACATTACCAATGTATTATTTTTTCAGACGAGGAAGCGACAAGCTTTCAAATAAAATTTTAGGTATCGCTACAGGAATAATCGCTTTAACTGTTTTCATGGGTGTCGCAAATTATTTTGTGATCACACCTCTTTATTTAAAACTGTTTGGCGTATCAGCAGGTCAATTCTTAGGAATGTCGTTAGCAAAATATGTTACGATTGGCATTGTTCCTTTTAACCTGATCAAAGGTGCAATTGTGAGTGCTGTTTTCTTAGTCCTGCATGCAAAGCTTTTACCTTGGCTTTCCAGAAAACAATATCAGCTGAGTAATAAAAAGACAATAACGAAATAGAACATGCATATAAACTGAATAAACATAGAGTAGAACGATTTGTTTTGCGCTATGTTTTTTTATTGTCAAAACAAAAAATTCTAGTTATAGAAAAATTTCTGATAAAATAAATGAATCAAAAACGAAAGGAGAAATAAAATGAAAAAATGGCAAAAACGACTACTTTGGTTTTTAGGAGTATTTGTATTAGTGATTT
The Enterococcus silesiacus DNA segment above includes these coding regions:
- a CDS encoding pseudouridine synthase → MERLQKVIAHAGIASRRKAEEYIVNGRVKVNGKIIRELGTQVGKNDKVEVDDVPIYKEEYGYYLFYKPKGVISAVSDDKGRKVVTDFFSHIKERIYPVGRLDYDTSGLLLLTNDGEFSQKLTHPSHEIDKVYVAKVKGLAKKHDLLPLTKGMKIEGYKTAPAAFEIISVDLKTNTSIVELTIHEGRNHQVKKMLQAVGYPVQKLKREKYGDLTLKGLRPGEYRNLNKKEISVLMNQSK